In Lepeophtheirus salmonis chromosome Z, UVic_Lsal_1.4, whole genome shotgun sequence, the genomic window tatataaaactctaaaaaataaGGGTTgagtttgtatataataatatatatttcaagaatgTATAAGCAATGTAAAATTTAACGGCCGTAGTTGGAAAGGGGAGCAACAGATTCACTTTGTCCAGAAGCACCAAAGGATTGTTGGAATCCACCAATAGCGGGAGAACCACTTAATCCACCAGTGGTAGCAGATCCTACAGCAGCATCTTCTTGAGCAGCAAAAGCGATTTGAGCTGCAACAGCTTCAGCAATTTCGGGGAATGGGATTGGGACTTCTTTTGGGAGATGAGCGGCAGAGGGTTGGAATCCATTCTCATCAGCGATCCAGTCGACAACGTAGGTTTGACCATCTTTACCAACGTATTCATAAGATCCAGTAATTGTAACGACAGAGTCTTCACCGAGCACAACAGTTGATCCAACAGCTCCTTGCTTAATTCCGTTTTCGGCTTCAAATGAGTTGTCAAAGTCGCTGTTCTCTCCAAGGGTTCCGGGAGCATTGTTGGTTTCGCTCAAGATGGCGACAACGGGAGCAGCAGGTCCAGATTCAACACCTCCAGCAGGGGCAGCAGATCCACTGAAAGATGAATCTGATCCACTGAAAGAGGATGAGACTTGTTCAACAGATGAAGCGGCTCCAAATTGTCCTGCTCCGTATGAGCTGAGTGGTTCAGAGGTACGACCAGTTCTTCTGAAGAACACTCCAGCATCAATGCTGATGGCGGAGCAGAGTACCAAAGCAGAAACAACCTATGAAcacaattacaaatttaaaaaatattattccgtaaaaataattagatctTACAAAACTCTTCATCTTTTGAATTGGATCTTCAAATGTGAACTGATGCCTTGTTTCAAAGTTGTAAATCTTTATATActacctatttttattttgagtgaCACTTTGATTGAAAGAAGGAATCCAGTTTTACTAATTTGTCTACAAAACCTGTTTATGCaaaaatggtatatatatatatatttgtttaatttataatgcttgataaacatacttaaaaactttaaatgattaaataacaattatctaatcatattataattttttttatcttgggaTGATTACAATCAACTCTAATTTCAATGTCTATGACATTGAATATCGAGATCCTACCCTTGGGTATGATAAAAACTTCTACAAGTTTTTGGCATTGGCATAACCCTATATATGTAAAACATGATaccaaagtttcatattcataaaatgcagtcatttttaaaaaaattcttgattaaGTACTGactagttaattttatttttttaaatcaaagttttgtttgtaaaaaaattaaatagtctA contains:
- the LOC121130012 gene encoding uncharacterized protein, translated to MKSFVVSALVLCSAISIDAGVFFRRTGRTSEPLSSYGAGQFGAASSVEQVSSSFSGSDSSFSGSAAPAGGVESGPAAPVVAILSETNNAPGTLGENSDFDNSFEAENGIKQGAVGSTVVLGEDSVVTITGSYEYVGKDGQTYVVDWIADENGFQPSAAHLPKEVPIPFPEIAEAVAAQIAFAAQEDAAVGSATTGGLSGSPAIGGFQQSFGASGQSESVAPLSNYGR